In Necator americanus strain Aroian chromosome IV, whole genome shotgun sequence, the following proteins share a genomic window:
- a CDS encoding hypothetical protein (NECATOR_CHRIV.G13383.T1), with amino-acid sequence MGWRKMRANSPNEFSGLFRSLQVESRAKIRSWRVEISPGSSDTTQTEHFLLLFGAVRAASAGDVLTPSIVNKISHRQLISSAYLVNRSVQTYLVFRAHILRLCSCSSRCPLSRRHNGRWD; translated from the exons ATGGGTTGGCGCAAGATGCGCGCGAATTCCCCGAATGAGTTCTCCGGTTTATTCCGAAGTCTGCAG GTAGAATCGAGAGCCAAGATCAGAAGCTGGCGAGTTGAGATCTCACCAGGATCATCTGACACCACACAGACAGAGCATTTTCTACTTCTATTCGGGGCTGTAAG agcagCTAGCGCTGGCGATGTACTGACACCATCAA TAGTAAACAAGATCTCCCATCGACAATTGATCTCATCTGCCTATCTAGTAAATAG gTCAGTACAAACGTACCTCGTGTTTCGTGCTCACATTTTGCGCCTTTGTTCGTGTTCGTCTCGCTGCCCTCTTTCACGTCGTCATAATGGCCGCTGGGATTGA
- a CDS encoding hypothetical protein (NECATOR_CHRIV.G13384.T1), with product MNATFIVDENGVSEHKAQEPFWLQIMLIRRLSVIIAAIITCFMTKYCSVGTKIVSGGSRQTQVARKAMKTTEMLLVK from the exons ATGAATGCTACTTTCATCGTGGACGAGAATGGGGTTTCGGAGCATAAGGCTCAGGAACCTTTTTGGTTACAGATCATGCTCATTAGAAG ACTCTCGGTGATAATTGCTGCAATAATTACGTGTTTCATGACCAAGTATTGCTCGGTCGGAACAAAAATTGTCTCGGGCGGGTCTAGACAGACTCAGGTAGCGAGAAAAGCGATGAAAACGACGGAAATGCTACTTGTTAAATAA
- a CDS encoding hypothetical protein (NECATOR_CHRIV.G13385.T2), whose amino-acid sequence MARVFMGFGEGFVIPSINALIANWFPVEEKSTVLALYTTGNQFAGAIGNPIAAAFCASSFGWPAVFYFIAIVATIWCVLWIFSSSDQPRKCKWMTVREREYLTEKVVHRSNRANKASSVPYAKMVTSPAFLAQLLCFFITNVTMTLFHFYVPSFLKDVLYLGVIANGTFSALPNVINFVCKIFWSMLMDKLKVKKVITPTFAVRLSQSVASFGCAGSFLLIALLVDCTQTVLALVLFCIMYGTMSGFTSGFYTSLLSLAPRYTGAMSALSLFAGMLGRLVTPVIVGFVKKTGSLSEWRILFCTVATLNIVAGIIFLIFGSGEVQEWGKDDVKEERKKQGVVRIHHFEVLLDGKFSS is encoded by the exons ATGGCACGTGTTTTCATGGGTTTTGGAGAG GGTTTTGTAATACCCTCAATTAACGCCTTAATTGCTAATTGGTTCCCCGTTGAGGAGAAAAGTACCGTACTCGCATTGTACACAACCGGAAATCAGTTCGCTG GTGCTATCGGGAATCCAATTGCTGCTGCATTCTGCGCGTCATCGTTTGGATGGCCAGCTGTTTTCTACTTCATTG CGATAGTGGCGACTATTTGGTGTGTGTTGTGGATTTTCTCCTCGTCGGACCAACCAAGAAAATGCAAGTGGATGACCGTTAGAGAACGTGAATATCTCACTGAAAAAGTCGTTCACCGTTCTAATCGTGCCAAT aagGCTTCTTCTGTTCCTTATGCGAAAATGGTAACGTCGCCAGCTTTTCTTGCGCAGCTGCTGTGCTTTTTCATCACTAATGTGACCATGACATTATTCCACTTCTATGtgccttcttttttaaaggatgtTCTCTATCTAGGCGTGATCGCT AATGGAACTTTCTCAGCCTTACCTAATGTTATCAATTTCGTGTGCAAAATATTCTGGAGTATGCTTATGGACAAgctgaaagtgaaaaaagttattACGCCCACATTTGCTGTTCGTCTCTCTCAAAGTGTAG CAAGTTTTGGATGCGCGGGATCGTTCCTCCTAATAGCATTATTGGTGGACTGCACACAAACTGTACTTGCACTCGTCCTATTTTGTATCAT GTATGGTACCATGAGCGGATTCACTAGCGGCTTCTATACGTCGCTGCTTTCACTTGCCCCACGTTACACTGGAGCGATGTCTGCGCTCTCCTTATTCGCTGGAATGCTAGGAAGACTGGTTACTCCCGTCATTGTTGGATTTGTCAAGAAAACG GGATCTCTCTCAGAATGGCGTATATTGTTCTGTACGGTAGCTACACTTAACATAGTCGCGGGGATAATTTTCCTAATATTCGGATCAG gggaAGTTCAAGAATGGGGTAAGGACGACGTCaaagaagagaggaagaa GCAGGGCGTTGTTAGGATACATCACTTTGAAGTTTTACTTGAtggaaaattctcttcttag
- a CDS encoding hypothetical protein (NECATOR_CHRIV.G13385.T3) — protein MARVFMGFGEGFVIPSINALIANWFPVEEKSTVLALYTTGNQFAGAIGNPIAAAFCASSFGWPAVFYFIAIVATIWCVLWIFSSSDQPRKCKWMTVREREYLTEKVVHRSNRANKASSVPYAKMVTSPAFLAQLLRDRSLPNVINFVCKIFWSMLMDKLKVKKVITPTFAVRLSQSVASFGCAGSFLLIALLVDCTQTVLALVLFCIMYGTMSGFTSGFYTSLLSLAPRYTGAMSALSLFAGMLGRLVTPVIVGFVKKTGSLSEWRILFCTVATLNIVAGIIFLIFGSGEVQEWGKDDVKEERKKQGVVRIHHFEVLLDGKFSS, from the exons ATGGCACGTGTTTTCATGGGTTTTGGAGAG GGTTTTGTAATACCCTCAATTAACGCCTTAATTGCTAATTGGTTCCCCGTTGAGGAGAAAAGTACCGTACTCGCATTGTACACAACCGGAAATCAGTTCGCTG GTGCTATCGGGAATCCAATTGCTGCTGCATTCTGCGCGTCATCGTTTGGATGGCCAGCTGTTTTCTACTTCATTG CGATAGTGGCGACTATTTGGTGTGTGTTGTGGATTTTCTCCTCGTCGGACCAACCAAGAAAATGCAAGTGGATGACCGTTAGAGAACGTGAATATCTCACTGAAAAAGTCGTTCACCGTTCTAATCGTGCCAAT aagGCTTCTTCTGTTCCTTATGCGAAAATGGTAACGTCGCCAGCTTTTCTTGCGCAGCTGCT GCGTGATCGCT CCTTACCTAATGTTATCAATTTCGTGTGCAAAATATTCTGGAGTATGCTTATGGACAAgctgaaagtgaaaaaagttattACGCCCACATTTGCTGTTCGTCTCTCTCAAAGTGTAG CAAGTTTTGGATGCGCGGGATCGTTCCTCCTAATAGCATTATTGGTGGACTGCACACAAACTGTACTTGCACTCGTCCTATTTTGTATCAT GTATGGTACCATGAGCGGATTCACTAGCGGCTTCTATACGTCGCTGCTTTCACTTGCCCCACGTTACACTGGAGCGATGTCTGCGCTCTCCTTATTCGCTGGAATGCTAGGAAGACTGGTTACTCCCGTCATTGTTGGATTTGTCAAGAAAACG GGATCTCTCTCAGAATGGCGTATATTGTTCTGTACGGTAGCTACACTTAACATAGTCGCGGGGATAATTTTCCTAATATTCGGATCAG gggaAGTTCAAGAATGGGGTAAGGACGACGTCaaagaagagaggaagaa GCAGGGCGTTGTTAGGATACATCACTTTGAAGTTTTACTTGAtggaaaattctcttcttag
- a CDS encoding hypothetical protein (NECATOR_CHRIV.G13385.T1): protein MRMHLAITMTCMVNSTAVSLLEEEIYYPEHFNSSSNYNLIEQETSRPPNQECEKRAEDGHTIVVDYGGTLIWSHQMQNFIFSGTFWGALLVVGPSTLVYHRCSPRLLLIAAVGLYIVSTVVTPLLAKRTGPTSVFMARVFMGFGEGFVIPSINALIANWFPVEEKSTVLALYTTGNQFAGAIGNPIAAAFCASSFGWPAVFYFIAIVATIWCVLWIFSSSDQPRKCKWMTVREREYLTEKVVHRSNRANKASSVPYAKMVTSPAFLAQLLCFFITNVTMTLFHFYVPSFLKDVLYLGVIANGTFSALPNVINFVCKIFWSMLMDKLKVKKVITPTFAVRLSQSVASFGCAGSFLLIALLVDCTQTVLALVLFCIMYGTMSGFTSGFYTSLLSLAPRYTGAMSALSLFAGMLGRLVTPVIVGFVKKTGSLSEWRILFCTVATLNIVAGIIFLIFGSGEVQEWGKDDVKEERKKSVEGGDIALIEDKRTDSLCL, encoded by the exons gaaacGTCAAGACCACCAAACCAGGAATGTGAAAAGCGAGCAGAAGACGGACATACTATTGTTGTCGATTATGGA GGCACATTGATATGGTCTCatcaaatgcaaaatttcattttttctgggACCTTCTGGGGCGCACTACTCGTTGTTGGTCCATCAACTCTGGTATACCATCGCTGCTCACCTCGCCTTCTTCTCATTGCAGCTGTAGGACTGTATATAGTGAGTACAGTTGTGACGCCTCTTCTAGCAAAACGCACTGGACCAACCTCCGTTTTCATGGCACGTGTTTTCATGGGTTTTGGAGAG GGTTTTGTAATACCCTCAATTAACGCCTTAATTGCTAATTGGTTCCCCGTTGAGGAGAAAAGTACCGTACTCGCATTGTACACAACCGGAAATCAGTTCGCTG GTGCTATCGGGAATCCAATTGCTGCTGCATTCTGCGCGTCATCGTTTGGATGGCCAGCTGTTTTCTACTTCATTG CGATAGTGGCGACTATTTGGTGTGTGTTGTGGATTTTCTCCTCGTCGGACCAACCAAGAAAATGCAAGTGGATGACCGTTAGAGAACGTGAATATCTCACTGAAAAAGTCGTTCACCGTTCTAATCGTGCCAAT aagGCTTCTTCTGTTCCTTATGCGAAAATGGTAACGTCGCCAGCTTTTCTTGCGCAGCTGCTGTGCTTTTTCATCACTAATGTGACCATGACATTATTCCACTTCTATGtgccttcttttttaaaggatgtTCTCTATCTAGGCGTGATCGCT AATGGAACTTTCTCAGCCTTACCTAATGTTATCAATTTCGTGTGCAAAATATTCTGGAGTATGCTTATGGACAAgctgaaagtgaaaaaagttattACGCCCACATTTGCTGTTCGTCTCTCTCAAAGTGTAG CAAGTTTTGGATGCGCGGGATCGTTCCTCCTAATAGCATTATTGGTGGACTGCACACAAACTGTACTTGCACTCGTCCTATTTTGTATCAT GTATGGTACCATGAGCGGATTCACTAGCGGCTTCTATACGTCGCTGCTTTCACTTGCCCCACGTTACACTGGAGCGATGTCTGCGCTCTCCTTATTCGCTGGAATGCTAGGAAGACTGGTTACTCCCGTCATTGTTGGATTTGTCAAGAAAACG GGATCTCTCTCAGAATGGCGTATATTGTTCTGTACGGTAGCTACACTTAACATAGTCGCGGGGATAATTTTCCTAATATTCGGATCAG gggaAGTTCAAGAATGGGGTAAGGACGACGTCaaagaagagaggaagaagTCAGTTGAGGGTGGCGATATCGCTCTTATCGAAGATAAACGCACTGATTCTCTTTGTTTGTAA